The following proteins come from a genomic window of Lolium rigidum isolate FL_2022 chromosome 5, APGP_CSIRO_Lrig_0.1, whole genome shotgun sequence:
- the LOC124655525 gene encoding auxin-responsive protein SAUR36-like, giving the protein MVSAKRLAQMAKKWQKMAAMGRKRLTQTTSTAKRAADECCTTSPVAVKGHCVVYTADGARFEVPLAYLGTTIIGELLGMSHEEFGFSSDGRITLPCDVAVMEYVLCLLRRNASEEVERALLSSMVRTCHLDSGSEPSMGVRSVAVSSF; this is encoded by the coding sequence ATGGTCAGCGCCAAGAGGCTCGCCCAGATGGCCAAGAAGTGGCAGAAGATGGCAGCCATGGGGAGGAAGAGGCTCACTCAGACTACGTCGACAGCAAAAAGAGCCGCCGATGAGTGTTGCACGACATCGCCCGTGGCAGTGAAGGGCCACTGCGTGGTGTACACTGCCGACGGAGCGCGCTTCGAGGTGCCGCTGGCATACCTCGGCACGACGATCATCGGTGAGCTCCTGGGTATGTCCCACGAAGAGTTCGGCTTCTCCAGCGATGGAAGGATCACCCTGCCGTGCGATGTGGCGGTCATGGAGTACGTACTGTGCCTGCTTAGAAGGAACGCATCGGAAGAGGTGGAGAGGGCTCTCCTGAGCTCCATGGTCAGGACTTGCCACCTGGACAGTGGCTCGGAGCCGTCCATGGGAGTTAGATCAGTTGCGGTTTCTAGTTTCTGA